A genomic window from Candidatus Lokiarchaeota archaeon includes:
- a CDS encoding 30S ribosomal protein S19e: MPTVYDIPANILIERLSEELKSRDEIGPPEWSYYVKTGVHKERSPDDPDWWYTRCAAVLRKVYLDGPIGTEKLRIHFGGKRRNGSRPNKFSKGSGSIIRNVLQQLEKADLVEKEKGEGRVVTSMGHSYLDRLSAVIKKELEKAIPELENY, translated from the coding sequence TTGCCTACAGTCTACGATATTCCCGCAAATATCCTCATAGAGAGACTCTCGGAGGAACTCAAATCAAGAGACGAAATTGGACCTCCAGAGTGGTCGTACTATGTCAAGACGGGGGTACATAAAGAGAGATCTCCCGATGACCCAGATTGGTGGTACACACGCTGTGCGGCCGTACTACGAAAAGTCTACCTAGACGGACCTATAGGCACTGAAAAACTTAGAATCCATTTTGGTGGAAAAAGGAGAAACGGAAGCAGACCTAACAAATTCAGTAAAGGTAGTGGTTCAATCATCAGGAACGTACTTCAACAGCTTGAGAAAGCTGATTTGGTTGAAAAAGAGAAAGGAGAAGGAAGGGTCGTAACCAGCATGGGTCACTCGTACTTAGATCGGCTTTCGGCGGTTATAAAGAAAGAATTGGAGAAAGCCATTCCTGAACTAGAGAACTATTAA
- a CDS encoding ribonuclease P, whose amino-acid sequence MGRRISRGQLRRLAESRIQILWKQAKDVAKENPDLARDYVSTAKKIAQKARISLPQRITRRICKECNSVLVPGRTVRFRVRNNRSTHLTVTCLHCGAVRRLPVTNQT is encoded by the coding sequence ATGGGAAGACGAATATCTAGGGGTCAACTGAGAAGGCTTGCGGAGAGCAGAATCCAAATTCTTTGGAAACAAGCCAAGGATGTAGCTAAAGAGAACCCAGACTTGGCAAGAGATTATGTTAGCACTGCCAAAAAAATCGCCCAAAAGGCGCGAATAAGTCTTCCACAAAGAATCACCAGACGTATCTGTAAGGAATGTAATTCGGTGCTTGTGCCAGGTAGAACTGTACGGTTCCGCGTCAGAAACAATCGCAGTACGCATCTGACAGTAACCTGTTTACATTGTGGGGCTGTTAGGCGTCTTCCTGTCACAAACCAAACTTAA
- a CDS encoding 50S ribosomal protein L18a produces MSPKVWRIKGKYNKKGRTFRFEKEMIAPKPSHVEEKLLSELGSRHRVKRRSIDISEIEEVEPEEVTDLEIRRILGVESEFE; encoded by the coding sequence GTGAGTCCAAAAGTTTGGCGCATAAAAGGAAAGTACAACAAGAAAGGTAGGACATTTCGCTTTGAGAAAGAAATGATAGCACCAAAGCCGTCTCATGTTGAGGAGAAGCTTCTCTCCGAATTAGGTAGTCGGCACAGAGTAAAAAGAAGGAGTATCGATATTTCTGAAATCGAAGAAGTCGAACCAGAGGAAGTCACTGATTTGGAAATTAGAAGGATACTGGGCGTAGAGAGTGAATTCGAATGA
- the ftsY gene encoding signal recognition particle-docking protein FtsY, producing MSSWSLKPKHLTPKSDKWLLKCSNWGNRCLFDKLRSAIDTAVTKATTKELDEENLSDAVWELQLVLIQNDVAVEVAERICELTKKELLGKRTGRLENLTKLFQEAVYDSVLEVLEPEEQLDVLEVVKKRKEEGKSTTILFVGVNGTGKTTTLAKMGHFLKERGFSIVIAAADTFRAGSIEQLQRHADRLGVRVIKQDYGSDAAAIAYDAVAHAKAKGLDVVLVDTAGRMQSNKNLLEEMKKIARVSEPDLKLFVGDALAGNDAASQAKKFHEAIGIDGAILTKIDADPSGGAALSITYVTGRPIVYVGVGQEYEDLRRFNPEWFAERLVG from the coding sequence ATGAGCAGCTGGTCACTCAAGCCCAAGCACTTAACGCCCAAATCAGACAAATGGTTGCTCAAATGCAGCAACTGGGGGAATAGATGTTTGTTTGACAAGCTCCGCAGCGCAATTGATACTGCAGTTACCAAGGCTACTACGAAAGAGCTAGATGAAGAGAACCTTTCTGACGCTGTGTGGGAGTTGCAGTTAGTACTCATACAGAATGATGTTGCTGTGGAGGTTGCTGAACGCATTTGTGAATTAACAAAAAAAGAATTACTGGGAAAAAGAACTGGCAGACTCGAGAACCTCACGAAACTGTTCCAGGAAGCAGTCTATGATTCGGTGCTCGAAGTACTCGAACCTGAAGAGCAACTTGATGTTTTGGAAGTCGTCAAGAAGCGAAAAGAAGAGGGAAAAAGTACAACGATTCTTTTCGTCGGTGTCAATGGTACAGGCAAAACAACCACCCTTGCGAAGATGGGGCATTTCTTGAAAGAACGGGGTTTTTCCATTGTGATTGCAGCTGCCGATACATTTCGAGCCGGCAGTATAGAGCAGCTCCAAAGACATGCTGACCGGCTGGGAGTAAGAGTCATTAAGCAGGATTATGGAAGTGATGCTGCAGCAATTGCGTATGATGCTGTTGCACACGCTAAGGCAAAAGGTCTAGATGTAGTGCTTGTTGATACGGCTGGCCGAATGCAGAGTAACAAGAACCTGCTTGAAGAGATGAAGAAAATAGCCAGAGTCTCGGAACCAGACTTGAAACTTTTTGTCGGTGACGCTCTGGCAGGAAACGATGCAGCATCGCAAGCAAAGAAGTTCCACGAAGCAATCGGAATAGATGGTGCAATTCTAACTAAAATCGACGCAGACCCATCGGGTGGGGCTGCATTATCAATTACATATGTTACTGGAAGACCGATTGTTTACGTCGGCGTTGGTCAAGAATACGAAGATTTGAGAAGATTCAATCCGGAATGGTTTGCAGAGAGACTTGTTGGCTAG
- the pfdA gene encoding prefoldin subunit alpha — protein sequence MSQQDKQEQLQQLYVQQQMAESNANALQERIELLQAYMQDYRSGLEVLKKIEDKDAGEDMLMNIGGNIFVRARLLDAETVIREVGSGVRIEQDAQEAKASVEDSLSQLQERSGSLSAQYEQLVTQAQALNAQIRQMVAQMQQLGE from the coding sequence ATGAGTCAACAGGATAAGCAGGAACAACTTCAGCAATTATATGTGCAACAGCAGATGGCCGAGTCCAATGCCAACGCACTCCAAGAGCGTATCGAGTTGCTTCAGGCATATATGCAAGATTACAGATCAGGCCTTGAGGTTCTCAAAAAGATAGAAGATAAGGATGCAGGCGAAGATATGCTGATGAATATCGGAGGCAATATTTTCGTTCGAGCTCGGTTATTGGATGCTGAAACGGTTATCCGTGAGGTTGGTAGCGGTGTTCGAATAGAGCAGGACGCTCAAGAAGCAAAAGCATCCGTTGAGGATTCATTGTCTCAGCTGCAGGAGCGGTCTGGTTCCCTATCCGCTCAATATGAGCAGCTGGTCACTCAAGCCCAAGCACTTAACGCCCAAATCAGACAAATGGTTGCTCAAATGCAGCAACTGGGGGAATAG
- a CDS encoding DNA-binding protein: MSDDELEEIRQKKLEALKEQASQEQVREEQMAEAEAKKQAILRQILTPKARQRLSNIKLVKPQFAEQIELQLIQIASSGRLRGRVDDEKLKSLLKQLQGKGRERKIKFR; this comes from the coding sequence ATGAGTGATGATGAGCTTGAGGAAATTAGGCAGAAGAAGCTCGAAGCTCTAAAGGAGCAGGCTTCGCAAGAACAGGTACGCGAAGAACAAATGGCTGAGGCTGAAGCGAAGAAACAGGCAATCCTTCGGCAAATCCTTACTCCAAAAGCCAGACAACGGCTCTCCAATATCAAACTGGTTAAACCTCAATTCGCTGAGCAAATCGAGCTTCAGTTGATTCAAATTGCGAGCTCAGGTAGGCTTAGAGGGAGAGTAGACGACGAAAAACTCAAATCGCTTCTGAAGCAGCTCCAAGGCAAAGGAAGAGAGAGAAAAATCAAATTCAGATGA
- a CDS encoding 50S ribosomal protein L39e, with amino-acid sequence MARNKPLGKKLRMAKAMKSNSSVPTWVILKTDGKVRRTPSQRNWRRTKLKP; translated from the coding sequence ATGGCAAGAAACAAACCACTCGGAAAGAAACTGAGAATGGCAAAGGCAATGAAGTCCAATAGCTCGGTTCCTACATGGGTAATCCTCAAGACTGACGGAAAGGTACGAAGAACGCCCTCTCAAAGGAACTGGCGACGGACTAAACTGAAACCGTAA
- a CDS encoding translation initiation factor IF-6, with product MIARLNFEGDPNVGAFALTTDRMVFTSPNMSPKSLDAIERIFNLPLIQSTVSTTDAVGFFTAANSSGILLPYTITDEELETIKDSTDLPVEWIDSKMTALGNIILCNDKGAICHPGFDDSARQTMEDILDVEVVPSEIANLPIVGATTVATNVGAVTHPLATEEEVQQISEILKVQCEVATVNRGSPYTSLGVLANSDSMITGSDTTGVELAHLSQVLGFV from the coding sequence ATGATCGCCCGGCTTAATTTTGAGGGCGATCCTAACGTAGGCGCATTCGCACTGACAACGGATAGGATGGTTTTCACATCACCGAATATGTCACCCAAATCATTGGATGCCATTGAACGTATCTTCAATTTGCCTTTGATTCAATCAACTGTTTCCACAACTGATGCTGTGGGTTTCTTTACAGCTGCGAATTCATCTGGTATCCTATTACCATATACTATTACAGATGAAGAACTGGAGACGATTAAGGACTCTACAGATCTCCCTGTGGAGTGGATTGATAGCAAAATGACAGCCCTAGGTAATATCATTCTCTGTAATGACAAAGGTGCAATTTGTCATCCAGGCTTTGATGATTCAGCAAGACAAACCATGGAAGATATACTGGATGTGGAAGTAGTTCCAAGTGAGATTGCTAACCTTCCAATTGTCGGAGCTACTACAGTTGCAACAAATGTAGGAGCAGTAACTCATCCTTTGGCCACTGAAGAAGAGGTTCAGCAAATATCCGAGATATTAAAAGTGCAATGTGAAGTGGCGACAGTAAACAGAGGAAGCCCTTACACAAGTCTAGGTGTTTTGGCAAACTCGGACAGCATGATTACAGGCTCCGATACAACAGGTGTCGAGCTAGCGCATCTAAGTCAGGTATTAGGTTTCGTGTAA
- a CDS encoding 50S ribosomal protein L31e (one of the proteins encircling the polypeptide exit tunnel in the ribozyme) produces the protein MDERIYTVPLRKVYWTGSKRKRANRAVKEVKQFVDRHMKPDFLLIEQEVNQKIWSRGIEKPPRKLRIRATKNAENLVRVYLAEG, from the coding sequence ATCGATGAGCGAATTTACACTGTTCCCCTCCGGAAAGTGTACTGGACTGGTAGTAAACGCAAGAGAGCAAATAGAGCGGTTAAGGAAGTCAAGCAGTTTGTAGACCGACATATGAAACCTGACTTTCTGCTCATTGAACAAGAGGTAAACCAGAAGATTTGGTCTCGTGGAATCGAGAAACCACCTAGGAAACTCAGGATAAGAGCAACAAAAAATGCAGAGAATCTTGTTAGAGTATATCTTGCAGAGGGGTAA